The genome window TGTAGCTGTTGGTCGCTTTTCTGGAGGAAGGGAGGTAATATTCTCTCCTTCCAATATAATTTCACCCCTATTTGGCTGAAGGAAGCCTCCTACCATTCGCAATGTGGTTGTTTTTCCACACCCACTTGGACCAAGAAGGGATACAAGCTCTCCTTCTTGTACGTTGAGTGAAAAGTCAATAACGGCACGGACATTGCCAAACTTTTTATTGAGCTGCTTTAATTGAAGGTACATAGCTTTCCTCCGTTTTGTGTACAGATATAGATTTTTTTCTTAAGAAAAACCATGAAAAGGAGACATTGACAATCATAACAACAAGAATAATAACTGAGGCCATTACAGAACTAACACCTATATCACCTTGTTGAATAGCATCAAACATTTCTGCTGTTGCTACCTTTGTATAGGGTGTAATGAGAAAAATAATGCCTCCAATAGTGGTCATAGTGAATGTAAATGTATTAACAAAGCTAACAAGAAATGCCGGCTTGAGTAACGGTATAATGACATCTTTAAAAACGTGAAGGCCTTTGCCTCCCTGGTCTCTGACAGCGTCTTCCAATTCAGGATTGATTTGAGCAAGTACAGAAATGCCACTTTTTACACCTAACGTAAGTTGGCGGTATACGCAATTTGTAACGATAAGAAACCCCGTGCCAAGTACGGCTTCTGGCATCCAGTTAAAGGCGAGAAGATAGGCGATGCCAAAAAAAGGTCCAGGAAGTATAAAGGGCAAATCTGCAATGAAATCAATAGCATGTGTAAAAGGCCCTTTTTTACGCCCTAAAAACCACGCTAGAGCAATTCCCATTATTCCTGCAGCGAGTGCTGAAACGGTAGCATATTTAATACTTCGAAGTAGACTGCCCAATTTTGCCAGTTTAAGCGTTTGTATATGATGTAATGTAAAGGAAAAATTGACTCCCCATGTTTTTACAAGGGCTCCGCTGAATATGGTTGTATATTTTAATAGTTCAAAAAGAATAAAACTCCATGTGACGATCCAAATGGTGGTGCTTACCCAAGAAGGGAGAGAGCATTCCTCATGGGTAGTTGCCGTTGTTTTTTTGGAGAAGAGAGGTGTTCCAGCCATTATTTTTCTGTAAATAAGAAAAACTATAAAAGCGGGAATAACGAGCAATGTGGATATGGCAGAAGCTTTGGGAAGGTTATATGTTCCAATAGCTGTCATATAGGCCTGAGTAGCGAGCACATTGTAATTTCCTCCAATGAACATAGGCGTTCCAAAATCGGAAAGAGATCGAATAAAGACGATAAGAGCGGCAGTAACGATTCCAGGTCGTGCTAAGGGAAGAGTAATATGCCATAGTGTGCTCCATTTACTTGCACCCAAGTCAAGAGAAGCTTGCTCAAGGCTGCGATCTATTCCTTTAAGTACTGCAATAATTAAAAAAGCGGCAATAGTTGCCAAACCGATTGATTCCATCATTATGATGCCGTGTGCTCCATAAGGATTCCAATGGAGTTTTAAAATTTTCCATGTAATCAGTCCTCTTCGCCCAAAAAGCATGATATAGGCTAGTGATGAAACGAAAGGCGGGGAGATGAGAGTGAGAAGCAACACCATAAGCACAAGCTTTTTCCCTTTGAAAGATGTATGTGTAACGTAAAGAGCACAACATAGGCCTATGAATAAAGCAATAATAGTTGTCCAAAAGCCCACAAAAAGACTGTTTTTCAACAAGCTTCGGTTGGTGGTAAAAAGATTTCGATAATGCTCGAAACTGAAGCTCCCATTGAAAAAAATACTTTCTTTTAATATTGCTAATGTTGGCCAGAGAATAAAAATTAAAACACCTGCGCTCAACAAGAGGTAAAGATAAAAAAGGGCATCTTTTGATGCCCCGATGATGCTATTTTTACTGTTCTGCTTTATTGCCAAATTCCTTTTGCCACCTCTCAATAATGCTTTTTCTCATTTCTCCGGATTTTACAGGATCAACGACGATGATTTTAGCTTCTCCAAGTCCGCGAAGGTATTCAGGAACATCGGCATCAGGACGAGTTGCTACTTTAGCAGTATGAGCCATCTGTACTTCTTGTCCACGTTTAGAAAGGCACCAGTCCACAAAAGCTTTTGCCACTTCCATATTTTTCGTTCCTTTAAGTATGGCGATAGGAGAGATAAAACCAGGAGTTCCCTCTTTAGGGAAAACGGAAGCGACAGGATATCCCTGTTCAATAATTTTTACACCGCAATCGTAAGGGTCGATTCCAATGGCGACTTCTCCAAGAGCTGCTTTGTTAGGAGGCGCGGCTCCTCGTTTGGTGTAAAAGGGGATATTGGCGTTAATTTTTTCTATGAGATCCCAGCCCTTTTCTTCTCCGAAGAGTTGAATGAGGTGGAAAAGAACGGAATAGTTTGTTCCGGAGATAGCAGGATTGCTCATTATGATTTCACCCTTGTATTCCGGTTTTCCGAGATCAACCCAGCTTGTGGGCATAGGCAGATTTTTCTCTTTTACGACGTCTTTGTTAATAATAAAGTCTACAGCACAAACGGAAAGGCCGGTCCAGTATCCATTGGGATCTTTATATTGTGCTGGTATTTTTTCTGACTCTGGAGAAATATAGGGCTCAAGAAAGCCTTCTTGGCCAGCTTTTACGTAGCTGTCGACTCCACCACTGAACCAAGCGTCTGCTAAAGCTTTTCCATTGGCTGCGCGAAGTCGTGTTAGAACCTCTCCAGAAGACATTTCAAGGTAGTTTACCTTTATTCCGGTATCTTTCGTGAATTCTGCCATGATTTCGTCAATGCCAGTTGCTGCAATAAAAATACTGATCGTCTCTCCTGCCAGAGGTTTGTCGGCGCTGGCAAAAGCCATTGAACCAGCACTTACAACGAGGCAAGCAAGAAGAAGAGCTGCGAAAACTTTTTTCACGTGTAATCCTCCTTTAAACAGCTTATGTAATATAATTTATTCCAAAGGGCAATAATACTTGAAAGAAAATGTATAGTCAATGAAAAAACCTTCTTTATCTGACTTGGCATTAAAAAAGGGACTCTTTATAAAAGAGTCCCTTTTCTGTGAGTAATGGTATTAGGAGATGTTAAGAATTAGGTCGCTTATTTAAGCTCCTCACTTGCTATAGCTTTGAATTCATTGTCTGTAAGAAGTCGTTTATGTTGAATTCCAAAATTTTTAACTTTGGCAAGTATGTTTCGCATCTGTTCATCTGTTGCAGATAAGCCAAGTCTACTGAGATTTACTTCAACCGATTTTACTCCACTTTTCTTTCCCAAAACGATTTGGGGGGCATTTCCTACAAATTCGGGATTTAGAGAGAACATGGCTAAAGGACGTTCTTTTAACATTTCAATTCCAATACCTGACTCTCTGGTGAAGATTCTGTCTCCGATGATCGGTTCATTTCCGGCAAGGGGAACGTGGCACATTTCAGAAATATCCTGTGCAATTTCTTTGAAAGATGTAAAGTCTGTTCCATAGTCAATGTTGAACATGACTTTCAGTGCCATAAGTACTTGATAAAGAGAGGTGTTACCTGTACGTTCACCGAGGCTGTTAAGGCATGTGTGAATAACGTCTGCTCCACCCTCTACTGCCGCAAGACTGTTTGCAAGGGCCATTCCAAAGTCGTTATGGGTATGAACCTCTACAGAGAGACCTGTGAGATTTTTAACTCGCCGTACAAGCTGGAACATGGCGCCAGGAAGAATGCAGCCAGTAGTATCGACAACTCCAACACTGTCAGGTGCACAATAATCGCAGACAGAGTCCAGTAAGTTTTCAAGATCATTCCAATCAGCTCGTGTTGTATCATATGGGAAAAGAACGGTATACAGTCCTGCCTCTTTTGACGCTTTGACGGCTTCTTTTGTCTTTTTCGCTACATCTTCCCATGTCCATCCGAACTGGTAAAGAAGCTTAGGTTTTCCAATTGGAACTTCAATAACCACACCGTGTGCTCCACATTCCGTAGCCATTTCAATATCTTTAACCATGGCGCGGGCAAATGTAAAAATTTTAGAAGGAAGGTTATCTTTAACGATAGCCTTTATTGCTCTTTTATCGTCTTCGGAGACAGCAGGCATGCCTGCTTCAATACGCTCGACTCCCATTTTAGAGAGAATACGGGCAATTTTGAGTTTGTCTTCAGGAGTAAAAACGACACCAGGTGTTTGCTCTCCGTCTCTCAGTGTCGCGTCGTGAATCTGAACATGCTGAGGGAGAGACAGTGTCTGACGATATTCTTCATTAAAAGGACTTGTCCACCAATTCTCCGTCTGGTAGTTTTTTTTCATTGTTATTTGGCCTCCTTTAGAACGTCTGGATTGACGATGTAATCCGGTTTTTCTCCGTTCAATACTCGTACAACGGCTTCTGCAGCACCAGTAGCCATTCTGTAAATAGCTTCATGCGTTAATGCGGCGCTGTGGGGTGTCATGAGAACATTG of Aminobacterium sp. MB27-C1 contains these proteins:
- a CDS encoding ABC transporter substrate-binding protein codes for the protein MKKVFAALLLACLVVSAGSMAFASADKPLAGETISIFIAATGIDEIMAEFTKDTGIKVNYLEMSSGEVLTRLRAANGKALADAWFSGGVDSYVKAGQEGFLEPYISPESEKIPAQYKDPNGYWTGLSVCAVDFIINKDVVKEKNLPMPTSWVDLGKPEYKGEIIMSNPAISGTNYSVLFHLIQLFGEEKGWDLIEKINANIPFYTKRGAAPPNKAALGEVAIGIDPYDCGVKIIEQGYPVASVFPKEGTPGFISPIAILKGTKNMEVAKAFVDWCLSKRGQEVQMAHTAKVATRPDADVPEYLRGLGEAKIIVVDPVKSGEMRKSIIERWQKEFGNKAEQ
- a CDS encoding iron ABC transporter permease encodes the protein MAIKQNSKNSIIGASKDALFYLYLLLSAGVLIFILWPTLAILKESIFFNGSFSFEHYRNLFTTNRSLLKNSLFVGFWTTIIALFIGLCCALYVTHTSFKGKKLVLMVLLLTLISPPFVSSLAYIMLFGRRGLITWKILKLHWNPYGAHGIIMMESIGLATIAAFLIIAVLKGIDRSLEQASLDLGASKWSTLWHITLPLARPGIVTAALIVFIRSLSDFGTPMFIGGNYNVLATQAYMTAIGTYNLPKASAISTLLVIPAFIVFLIYRKIMAGTPLFSKKTTATTHEECSLPSWVSTTIWIVTWSFILFELLKYTTIFSGALVKTWGVNFSFTLHHIQTLKLAKLGSLLRSIKYATVSALAAGIMGIALAWFLGRKKGPFTHAIDFIADLPFILPGPFFGIAYLLAFNWMPEAVLGTGFLIVTNCVYRQLTLGVKSGISVLAQINPELEDAVRDQGGKGLHVFKDVIIPLLKPAFLVSFVNTFTFTMTTIGGIIFLITPYTKVATAEMFDAIQQGDIGVSSVMASVIILVVMIVNVSFSWFFLRKKSISVHKTEESYVPSIKAAQ